The Pseudomonas solani genome segment TTATTTTGATAGTATTTCCTTGTTTACCGATCATGGCAAGTCTGCACTTTACAAGCCAGACATGGCTGCCCGTCTGCGTGGCATTGAGTCCTTCGATATTGCTGCTCCCTATTTTCAAGCAGTTTCTCATCAGGACAGGATTAATCAGGCTCTATTCCTGGATATGCAATTGCTGCTCAGTGGCAATAATCTAGTAAAACCTGATCGAATGGGGATGGCTGTTTCTCTTGAAGCGCGTACTCCGTTTCTCGACTACCGGATGATGGAATTTGCCTTTCGTATGCCGGGTGAATTAAAGCTCAAGGATGGTGTGACCAAATACATCTACAAGAAGGCCGTGGCGCCACTTATTGGTGAGCATCTCGCTTATCGAAAAAAGCAGATGTTTACAGTCCCTGTAGGTGAGTGGTTCAAAACGACCAAGAAAGAATACTGCCTGTCCAATCTCCCCAAAGATTCTTTCTCCAATGATGAATTAAATACTATTTGTGAAGAGCATTTTTCGAGTAAGCGAAACCGGACTAGAGAGTTGCGCGCTCTCATCGCGCTAAAGCACTGGGCAGACATGGTCTGATTTTTAGAGGGCTTGACGGTGCTGGTTAGATAAAAGAGAGATCTATGCAGGAATCAATCAATAAGGTTTTTTTTAAAATCCTGTTTTGTTTTTCTCTCTTCGTATGTTGGGTTCAAGTGTCCCTGAGTGGTAAGGGATTTTTGCAGGTGGCAGGGGAGGGGGAGGCGATTGATGGGTATACGTCACAAGTTCTCTATGTGCGCGAAATTCTCGATCTCGGAGGTAATATTCTTGATCAGCCTCCACTTATCTGGATCCACTTGATACGGTCCGGTTTGTTTTATTATTTTGATTTCTTGAGTTATATAGGTGGAGCGTGGCTGGTGGCATTCGGCGTTGCGCTGTTCTTCATTCCCATCATGCGGCTCTTTGTCCATGCGAGATTTTCATATCTTTCTATCTTGCTGCCTGTCTTGATTGCATTGGTTAGCTACCGTGCTGTGTTTGTTGCTTTGTCTGTTGGTTATATTTTTTTGTACTTTCTCTGTTCTAGGCGGGCGATTTATCTAATATGCTCTTTTGTGTTCTTGAATCTAAGCTCCGCGTCTGTGTTGATCGGTATCCTGGTGGTGTGTATCTATGCTTTTAGGTTTTCGGCGTGGAACTGGCGCTTAGGTGCATTTCTTATAAGTCTGATCCTCTCCTTTGTGGTCTCATTGCAGGACAAAATAGTTGGCTTCATGTCGGCCAGTATTGGCTATCAGCCCACCGTGTCTATAGGTGGGGGTGGGCTTTTGGGAGTGCTGACTAGGAATACTATTTTTACCTCGTTCTATGAGGGCGACTACATCAGAGGTGGGGTATATCTTGCGTTTTTATTTGCGGCGCTCTTGATTATACTCTTGTCTCTATGTGTTCGAGAGTTTAGAGGGTATGGCTTGTTGTTTTTTGCGGGCCTTCCGGCTTTCTTTCTTGAGGGGCTAGGTGTTGTTGCTTTGATTGTTCCTCTATTCATGTTTATCTGTCAGGTTCCACTTGCGGTAAGGGCAGAATGTTATCCGCCAACTCGGGCATGGTACAAGGAAAGGGTATGAGTAGCATTCAGGATAAGATTCTATTTGTCTGCTACGGTGGTGGGCATTCCGCTGCGTTGCTGCCTGTAATAAAGCGCCTTAGAGATCGGGAGGTGGATGTTGCCGTCCTTGGGTTGACAACAGCAAAGCAGGCTATAGAGCGCGCGGGAATCAGTACATTAGATTTTAGTGCTCTTATTGGAAGGGTACGACCCTATAGGCGTGCTCCCTATGTCGGTTCAATACTGGCCAAGGCTCACGCTTCTCATCCCCTGGTTAGCCCCCGGGATACGGCTGCCTACCTAGGTGTCGGATTTCATGCGATGGTGAGAGAGTACGGCTTGGTAAAAGCCAAAGAAATGTACGCCCTCTCCGGCAGGCAGATATTCCTCCCCACTGATTTCTTTATTGAGCTTTTTAAAAAGGAGCGACCAAGGCTGGTTGTTTCCACCAACTCTCCAAGGTCAGAGCGTGCGGCACTCGAGGCTGCACGCGAACTGGGTATTCCCTCCGTTTGCTTGGTCGATCTGTATGCATACTATGAAATTGAATGGTGTGCGTCAGATCGCTACGCAAGTAAGGTCTGCGTCTTGAACCAGCAGGTTTGCGAGCGCTTCGAGAGAGCGGGTTTGCATTTGTCTCGAATCAGCGTCACGGGTAATCCGGCATTTGATCGATTGGCTCACATTGACCGCTCTCAGTGTAGGCGTATGTTCCGTCATCGATTAGGCATTGAGGAATCTCAATCGCTAGTTGTATGGATCTCGCAGCCAGAACCAAGTCGGCATCCTTTTTCTGGCGTCCTTGGTGACGAAAACTATCCTGTTAATGTCGAAAAATACCTCTTTGAGGCATTTGGCGATGATCCTGATGTGCACCTGATCATGCGCTTGCATCCCAGTGAGTCTCGCCCCCCGTCAATTGTGGCAGATCGTGTTCATTACAGTGATTCATCTGAGGCGCTGGACCATTTGCTCTGCGCCGCGGACTGTATTGTCACCGCAAGCTCGACTGTCGGGCTGGAGGCAGCTTACCTAGGCCTGCCAGTCATCCAGTGCATGGATTCTATTTTTTCTCACGATTTACCGCTTGCAGAGCTTGGCGTAGCCAGAGCGGTAGAGACTCATAGAGATCTGGGGGGGCAATTCGCGACGTTCTCGACCGTCCTCTTGAGCTTCAGCGGCCTCACCTTTTTGACGGAGGTGCTGCTGCGAGAGTGGAGGCGGTGATTCTGGAACTGCTGGAAGGCGGAGTGTGAGCTTCAGGGCCTGCATGGGTGCCGCGCGATGCGTTTCCTGAATAAATCTTGTAATATGCTGAAGGTCAAGTGTCGCGCTGATACTGGAAGGCTTCAGTTTAAAGGGCACCCTATTTTATTGCGTCATGGCAATTGAAGGTAGAGTGCTGATGATACGGGTATTGGTTAGTTGTAGTGTGTTGACTAGCTGATAGAGCGTTAAAATATTTATTGATGGATAGTGGTTTCTTATGAACAAAATTCCGTACCCTTCGAAAATTGATAAGGCTGCATTTTCAGTTTCGGCAGATACTTCCGAAGCTAAATATGGCTTGCCTAGCGAAGTGCAGTATTGCGTGCGCTGTGTCATTTCCAATCAGCGACCAAACTCGGCAGTTGAATACTCCCACACTAAGGCAACCAAAAAGAAGACCATTCACTTCGATGAGCACGGCGTGTGTGATGCCTGCCGGTTCGCGGAGAGAAAGCATGCCAGTATCAACTGGGATGATCGCGAGCGTCAGTTGCGTGAGTTGTGCGACCAGCACCGTAGTAAGGACGGTAGCTACGACTGTATTGTTCCCGGCTCTGGTGGTAAAGATAGCTTTTACGCATCCCATATATTGAGAACCAAGTATGGTATGCACCCGCTAACTGTGACCTGGGCACCACACGTATACACAGAGTGGGGGTGGCGTAATTTCCAAAGTTGGATTCATGCAGGCCATGACAACCTCCTGATGACACCCAATGGTCGAGTGCATCGCCTATTAACTCGCCTCGCGGTAGATAATCTCTTTCATCCTTTCCAAGCTTTTATGTTTGGGCAAAAGGCACTTGCGCCCAAAATGGCGCTTCTGCATAAAATACCATTGGTTTTTTTTGGTGAAAACGAAGCTGAATATGGTAATCCAATTGGGGATACTGAATCGGCCAAACGAGATTGGTCATATTTTACTTCCGACGATCAGTCGAAGGTCAGTCTAGGTGGCGTGTCTGTACCTGATTTAAAGAAATTCTTCGATGTAGAGCAGCAAGACCTGCTGCCTTATCTGCCCGCTGATCCGCACCAGATTGAAGAGCAGAA includes the following:
- a CDS encoding N-acetyl sugar amidotransferase, which encodes MNKIPYPSKIDKAAFSVSADTSEAKYGLPSEVQYCVRCVISNQRPNSAVEYSHTKATKKKTIHFDEHGVCDACRFAERKHASINWDDRERQLRELCDQHRSKDGSYDCIVPGSGGKDSFYASHILRTKYGMHPLTVTWAPHVYTEWGWRNFQSWIHAGHDNLLMTPNGRVHRLLTRLAVDNLFHPFQAFMFGQKALAPKMALLHKIPLVFFGENEAEYGNPIGDTESAKRDWSYFTSDDQSKVSLGGVSVPDLKKFFDVEQQDLLPYLPADPHQIEEQKVEVHYLGYYLKWHPQSCYYYAVEHGGFEASPERTPGTYSKYNSIDDRIDDFHYYTTGVKFGLGRASYDAAQEIRSGDITREEGAALVKRFDHEFPERFAEEIFRYLSITPEEFPRASQMFEEPIMSREYFTTLADTFRSPHLWAWDNGEWKLRHAVWHEQHKK
- a CDS encoding CDP-glycerol glycerophosphotransferase family protein, whose amino-acid sequence is MSSIQDKILFVCYGGGHSAALLPVIKRLRDREVDVAVLGLTTAKQAIERAGISTLDFSALIGRVRPYRRAPYVGSILAKAHASHPLVSPRDTAAYLGVGFHAMVREYGLVKAKEMYALSGRQIFLPTDFFIELFKKERPRLVVSTNSPRSERAALEAARELGIPSVCLVDLYAYYEIEWCASDRYASKVCVLNQQVCERFERAGLHLSRISVTGNPAFDRLAHIDRSQCRRMFRHRLGIEESQSLVVWISQPEPSRHPFSGVLGDENYPVNVEKYLFEAFGDDPDVHLIMRLHPSESRPPSIVADRVHYSDSSEALDHLLCAADCIVTASSTVGLEAAYLGLPVIQCMDSIFSHDLPLAELGVARAVETHRDLGGQFATFSTVLLSFSGLTFLTEVLLREWRR